The nucleotide window ACTTAAGTTACTCATTTTAGGGCCAAGGGGTTTGGTCTCAGAAGTTATTGGACCTAATTGGACTTAAGATGTTACAATTCAAGACTATCATTATCACAATCACCACTTAATGTCTTTTtagtttcaatttaatttgatttaagccAATTCAATCATTGTCACAATCACCACTCAATGTCTTTTCAGTTCCAATTTAGTTTGGTTTAAGCTAATTCAACAATTGAATTTTTTCCCTTCTTTTTTAACAATAAATTTCCATTTGAATTGTACCAAATTGGTTATGTTTTGGTCCAGTTTATGGGGAGACAGAAATAGCTTGGTTTCGATTCGGATATGTGGAGCTTTGGTTTGGGCTAGTCTTCTGTTAGACTATGTCGATTCTAGGTACAAACTGAACCATTATCAAGTCTATTGTCGCCCAACCACAGCAACTGTTGCCATTCCCTTGTTATTACTAAtaccataaataaattaaatattaaaataaaaaatattattattttacaaTATTTACAATCAAACATGAGAGtaaaatgataattatattacgtGATATCACATTGTTCATTTTATCACAAGATTGATCACATTGTACATATTACATTACTACCAAACGTAGCCTAAAGGCTTCTAACAACAGTAGGGAGAGAAGAGAAAGTGAATTTATTTTGAAAGAGGACAGTCCATTAACTAATTATCGTGAAGGAGGTGGAATTGCTGTGGCCATAGACCCATTATAGTTAAGGTCAACCTGCTGAGGCAAGAGTTTATATTTAATCCCAAGAACATCGAAAATTATCCTCATATGCAACACTAGTTCAGATCTTCGTTTGCCTTTCTTTATAATATCTTGAAAGTTGATGGTGTGATTAAAATAGAGAATCACTTTCATCTTATTCATATTCTCTATCTCCTTGAATTGCAAGCTGTGGTCTGGTCGCCAGCGTCTAGGATTGCTTTTCAAGTACCTGAAATTTCAAATGAATCCATCctattattttttaaagaaaaatatccAATAGGATGCAAAAATAAAGATTTTTGTTGATATTAATTTACCTTTTTATTATATTTTGCAGCTTTGTAATAACATCATCTGGCGTTTGAAGATCAATAGCAAATTCCACTGTATCCATCATTGGCGGGCTTCTATAGAAGTTGCAGATATATTTGGTCGATAAAATTGAATTCGGATAGAATATTCTTGCGTTATCAAATCTCAAAAAGGTTGTAGTTAATATTTCCATCTCATCAACCACCATCTGTGATATATCAACgtatcaaaacaatgaaaattcaAGTTTTTTAATAAATCAAGATACAAATAAATATTCTAGGATTTGGAGCTTGCCTGTATGCCATCAACAAGACAACGATCGCCAACATCAAATGGGTGCATCACAAACACAAATATGATGGCTTCAAATACAGTCTTGGCAGCGTTACCAAACATGAAAACCACAAGTAGAAGTTGAGAAGTCATGAAGACAACTATTTTGGTGGTCAAAATTTCCATGAAAAGTAGCCACACAATAATGATTACAAAAAGCACCACCACGGAAGCAAGCTTGTTCAACTCGTCAACTGCTGTTTTTCTGTATTTCAAGGCGCTATTCACCGACACATAGCCCTTGAAAACTTTCACCTGCAAACAACACATTGTAAGAGCCATCAAACTATAACATGGAAGGCAAATCTAAGTTGaggataaaaatttatatttgacagAGAGCTAACCACCCAATTTCTGAAGACGGATTTCTTTATCTGTTTATCTCCATGTGCGGCTTTATCTGCTGCAGCTTCTGCAGGTTCACCGTTTACCAATTCGTTAACCCATTTCCTGAATTCAGATTGATTGTTCTGTTCTCTGCCCGTACATTTATCTTCTGCTACCGCTTCGAAATATTCACGCGTTTCCTTTATCACTTCGCATTGGTGACACTTCTTTTTCTTTACCAGTTGACAATCAGGACACTGCTCTTTATCTTTCACGCAATTCAATAGGATTCTCAAGTCCACGTATCTGCACAAGGAGAGAGCAAAGTGAGGTGAGATGGATGATCCGAGAACAAACTAGCATACGAAATTAAGGTGAAGAAACATATCCTAAATCTGTTCTAATTGATTACTTACTTTTCCCCATTGTAATTAGGACCCACGAGTTTCTTGAAAATCTCATTAGCAACTTCTTTTGCTTCTTCCACATGATCATCTTCTATGTTGATCTCTTTATACTTGCCATCAACGAAGAAGCCGAGAGTAGGAAGCTTTTCACCCCGAATAGCATTCAGCAACTCTCTCCTTGTGTCTTGCTCGACCTCTTCCTTCTTTGAAACAGCTTCAAGGATCTTGCGATTGTAGTTTGCTTCCTTAATCCTCTGAAACAAAGTCTTCACATGGAAAGAAGCTACAAGCTTTACTAATAAAGTTTTCACTGACCATATAGCAACTCCAATGAGAGAACCAACAAGACCTCTAGTAACATCATTTAGAGTCTTTCTTACTTCCTCGCTTCGCTTAACCCCTCTGTCAAACAGCAAAGCCCAGGCTAGTAAAACCAAAGCCACCCATATAAAAACGATGATGCTCTTCTTTACTCCATATGCGAAGTAAAGTGCTCTCTCAATCCAGTGCCTCCGTGAACAAAACTTCCAAATCAACTTAACCGGAGCCTGTGTTAATAGGTAACCAATCAGTCTACCACAGAGAACAGCCAGTATTAAGAAACACCATTTCCACATCTCAAAATCCCAAATCCTGGAATTCTGGAATCTATCCACCGTCAAGGTAGTGATTAAGAGCCCCATAATGCACAAAAATGCAGTTGATTCAATAAAGATCAACGTCCATTTCATCATTTTGTGCTCTTCATTACCCTTAGATCCTGAAGATCCATGATCTTGGATGTTTAAAAAAACATCACCGGTTCCCTCTGACATGCCTTTCTTTTTACCGAAAGGAAAGAACTCACAATTCATTGAAATTGTCTGGGTAAAAGTATAACTTTTTCCAGCCAAAAAAGAACGGAAGGAATGAGAAGCTAACGATAAAAATTAACTGGATTTGcagagaaaatatatatatatatataaacaaaaatTATGTGGGTAATAAAAGGAAATACAGGAAAATCGCGAGAAAGCTAGAAGAAATGCTTAATTTGAGTAAGTGCTTGGATATGGAGAAAGGAGACAGAGTTGACACTTGATACTCATTTGGTGGTGGCTTCAGGGGAAAGTAGGGCACCTAAATAGAAGCAGAGCGTGGATACTGTGACAGAAGCAGCCAAAACGTGGTTAGGTCTCACATCAAATCAGCTTCATTTTTGGCCATATGAATTGTTGCTGCCTTTACTTGTATCAAAACAACCAGGACCAAGCACTCGCAATTGACAGAGGTAATGCAATTGTATAATTTGGATAACAAGAGGTTATTGGAGGCAAAACATGGTGAGCAATAATTAATGGGaggtaattattaataatttaagaaTTGAAAAAGGAAGAGATTATAATtcaacaatttcttactttttatattctaaaatgaaaaaaaaaatcaaattattaataatttattaaatattttttataaacttgattaatttagattttattaaaaaaatctttAATAATGATTATTTTTAAAAACATTTGCTAAATCTATAATCATTAATAAATTCATGGAAAATAAATTGGTTAAGACTCTAATATGTAATCATTTTTAAAATAGTTTTTAATGTATTAAACTTAGCCAAAACATAACTTTTTTTTTATAGTGTTTGATAATATAGTGTTTAAATATTATTGAAgacatttataaaaaattatttctatCAACTTTTAGAGGTTAAAAtagttaatttaataattatttttattcaaaaattattttatgaataattaactaaaaataattgatttttaatcattaattaataattaataaaataattattaattattaaaataattaatattattgaatAGGACTAAACATTTtagatttttttcttttaagatAGGAAGAAAGGAAAAGACACAACTACAATGTAGGATGACAGTCTCGGCTATATCAGCAAACAAGGGGAGAAAATTCTGAGGCATATCAGTCTTTTGTCACCCCCAACTGGCAGTCTAATTTGAATTCTTCATAAATTAATCACATCTTATCTGCTCCTAAGATAGAGAAATGTTCAAACTACCCCCAATATACAGGGCAATGACTCAAAAGATTTTTTCTTTTGTCttaatcagaaaaaaaaaaaaaaaaagagcaattGTTGACCCAAAGCCATCAATAATTGAATGAAAAACACAGTTTGTAGGTGGAGCCATCAATAATTCATGACGGGCAGAGCTGGTCAACACCAGCTTAGTCATTCTTTATTTATTTCCGTCAACCAACCCAAGCTGTTAGACACTAAAGAGAATGAGAAgccattattattttttaaataatcgtGAAAGCTATTACGTCCCAGAATTATCTTTCTTTCCTTTAGTGTGGTTGTGGGATTGATGAgtgatatattttaaattattgaattaaattatattaaatttattttattatttttattattaattacatAATAAAAAAGTTATCCTAtcatttttttattgaaaatattattAAGTCTGAGTTAAATTTATtagatttaaaatttagaaatgtaTGTTATTAAAAATTAGCAAAATCAAAAAGTTATCTATATTGATTAAAATATGTAATCGTACAAAAATATATATACACGAAGGAATATATATTTTGATCAAAACGTTAGCATATTTTAAATAGTATATATAAGAgtcttataaattttttataagaaGTAATAAAAAGATAAATGAATATGTAATTATGtgttacaatttaatttttagagactctcattttaaaaaatttataaaataattttttttttataaataaattatggtggattaatgaaataaatatgttaAAAATTTTATAGTCGCATAAAAATGAGTTAAGATTTATGTATTTATATTTATGTgttgaatttataatttttcttcacctttcaaaaataatatgatattttaactattatttaaacGGTAGAATTATCACTActttttaattttgatataatATTTTTCTTATTGGTCCCCAAACTTCTAATTTTCAAAATTGAGTTCCAAAATTTGTTTTAATGCATTGGATCATGAAAccttatagaaaaaaaaaaggtttccAAACTTTTCAAGTAGGTGgtcattttataaattaattttaaatgatATGCAAGTAATCTAAACTTAATTTTTTACCTAAACTATTTTAATCatcttcctttatttttctcttaTCCCCGCTTATTTCTCTCTTTTCATGTTTCTTCTCCTCTATATGCATACCCAATTCTCCCCTCATTCTCTTCTTATTTTTATCTGTTGATAAAAATAGTACAAGCTGTTTACATAAAGAGTTATtcaatttctttaaatttttaaataatcaagaaaaattatttttcaatagaaaaaatataaaaaatgataTCTAAAGAactgaaattcaaaaaaaaaataaattcaaatttaatctccatataccaaaatttttatttttatttaagaatatattttttaaaatattataatttttaaaatacatagaccaactaattagtttcactaaagtagatagactaaatattaatattttttaaaatataaaaattaattaattaattaattttcttaaaataaagacgttaaatagtaatttaaataatataaatattaaaaaatttaataaaggactaaataatttaatataaataaaatataaagataatataattattttcattaaaatatataaattaaataataattttactaaatttcaAATTATTTGAATTTATCACATTTAAATAGCAGTTAAAAAAAAACTATcacatatattatttattaacggAAGAAACAAGTAAAAATATAAATGACAGCAAATCCATTTAACTATTATAATGTTTGTCTTATATAGTGTGTACTTTACTCATTTACTTAATTTTACGTCCTATGATGTCATATCATTAATTGCATGCGTCAGCGACTGACGTAAGGGAGTAAGACGAAAGCAagatattttgtttttcttattaaaaataaaataaaattactataaatgctaatttttaatttaattaattaataaaaaattctttaaattttaaaatacaagttcattaattttttttaatttaattgtataATAAAAAATTCTTAATATTTCAAACTCTCAATTTTAAGCCCATGATTGCATGTCCTGcatgaaaaattataaataaaaaactaTAAAGGGTAGCCATGATTTAATTTGTCATTagttgaaataataataataataataataataataataataataaatttagtcaaaattaattttatttatatattaaaaatagttatttttatattatatttatttttttagaaaattgaAATAGTAAATATTTGAATTTGAAGCTTATAAATAACCGAAtaaagttaaattaaatattttttatttaattattactttattaatttattattttatatagtaATCTTATATAAAAtagtaatatataataatttaattttatttatatattaaaaaaggttatttttatattatttttattttttatttttttagagaaTTAAAAGAATAAATATGTGAATTTAACACTTATAAATAACAGAAtaaagttaaattaaatattttttatttaatgattacttttattaatttattgttttaTATATTAATCTTACATAAAATAGTCATATATAATTTCTTCATTTCATCCCCAGGAATGTGTTGTATGGTCTCCCGGCAAACATCACTTTCTTCACTAGGCCACGAGCCTGTAATATATAAATTTGCTTAGTGCAGGGTACGTCCatctaaaaataaatcaattatgaTAGTTTTTCAGCATATTGATGTTATTGGTAGAGCTGTGCATGTTTTTTTGGATTTCAAGCTGAATCCatgaatatatatattaaagttgaAGCTCAAAAGTAGCTTACAGAATTAAGTCATTTGACTTTGTAATAGGTTTAAAAAATTGCTATGTATCTTATTATATGAGACATAACTTGATAATTTGTCAAATGTTTTCCTTTCACTATTAGATATTAGTTAATTTAAACTTtagtttatataaaattttttaatgggACTAGctaaaataaaaagataatttaaaatattttctattaattatagttatataaaatattcaaatttaaaataataaataaaacaaactaaatttaaaatttattttaacttatccttttattttaactaatatcataaaaagattatatataactatttaatttatcatttatttttctagcaATTATCAGTGTGTGTTTAGAGGAAATAAGCTCTTGTTACTACTTCAATTAATCAGTGAAGTGCTTGAAATTCTAAATCATTTTCAAATGCATCTAACAGATTTGTAAAACGTGTAGAAAGCTCTTCTAATTTATAAATGGAATCAAATACAAACATTTTCAGTTCACACGGGCTactaagaggaatttcaagtcaAGCAGAGTTGTCTAAAGCAATGGATAGAAAGCTTATAATTGAAAATATTCAATAGGTTAATAGAATTTTGAATTTGGACAAGATAGGGGTGACATTTGGTCTGCACCTGCCttattgtcttttttttttgaaatagttACATTAATCCTTTAAAATTCAGGTGTTCCATTGTTTTTCTCCccatctttattattattattattattattattattattattaaactctAGAACATATATGTGTCTTTGTTATTATATTGAAGATTTTTTATACCCTAAAATTTAACTTATTTGGGTTAATCacaatagactctttaaaatatgAACcattttttgattgatttttcttTATAGAAAGATTATGGTGAGACATGTATTCTAAATTATAGTGAGATATAGttgatttcattttttttctgcAATAGCATTCTCATTTTGTCTTGCATTCATTCAAATAAAGTGATATATTGGTTCATGTGCAAATGAATCTAAATGATAATTATTTCAACCATTAAGttgatatgataaaaaaaaattttatttaaaaatataaaattattatttgataatgtcgaattaagtttaaaatttaattttaacttatattttttttattataaacaaaTATATTTGAAAGCTAAGGattcaaaatcaaattttgaCAAGCGTTTCCACCATTAATTAACAAttgacataattaaaaaaaataaattttattcgaaaatataaaatactttaaattttaaaatataaaatattttgtaatgccctaaaaaaagaaattgtaacacccccatatgtatagcttggtatatttcactattccggtgactggtgtcggtccggataattaaggggattagaaccacatttaagacacttAGAAAAAttctgaatgaaaataaatagtgattaccagatagttaagtacaaataagaaaaataaagcataaaaagttaaatgaggcggggtcatagcgatgggtgaccttcctgggaaataattgcgaggtcagtcctaaccctacttttgaaccagagaatgtgacgctgcggtcctaaggactattgcgaacctagtggaaaagagaaactcacagaaaagagctgataagtaggtcaaataattaggccaaggatccgaaagaaatatcgaattatttgcaaactggatcagactagcgaggggcaaattggtcaattcacccctagaggtgactcctgacctaactgtccaataaaatcggagaaacaaaaatttcagaatcgagaattaaattaaagaaacaaggaaaaattaaggaaaaggaaaaagaatgaaaatttgatttattaccTCACTTGAaggacatcatatatgatgtcaaaatgtaattataatttctccaataattgaccaagtcaaaattaactttaattacacataaaaacataaaaaaatgaaaagaaatttcatttcttcttcttcttcacttttGGCCGAGACCCATACTCCTCCTCTACCTCCATTtgcaacctccatgaaagcttggtcTCAAGCTTTTAATTCCACAAGTCAACCCTAAATTTCTCAAAAATCCCCCATAAATCTTGCTATTTCTACTTGTAAAGAAGATTGataaagaaaatttgaaagaaagtGGAGAGAATTGgaagattgaaaatcaaagtcaaggttagtgttctaactcttcaattcctctttaactttatgtttatgtatgTGAAATAAACTTAGAATTGATGAAAGAAATGAAACAAGTCAAGTGTGTGGGTTACATGTGGAATTCGGCCAGCTTATAGGGGAACTGAAATTGTTTGAGTTTGATGAAGTTTAAGTGATGTAGAAGTGTAATTAAGTATGTAGATTAAGGATATACACTTTGATTtcattaagtgaatgaaattaataaattagggtTATTGAACTTTGAAGTTTGAGAGAAAAATtggaggaaatggtcaattgatgcaaatgaccttaattgaggctagaaatggtcaattgggaccatttgtgatgtgttggaattggtagaattgaaaagcaattcagattgcttaggagtcccaatctggcagtttgatctaggtccctttgagggaccaaaactgaaattttaccaatctaattggtgtgaggtcaattgggaatgaaaatagacacataatgacatatttttcatttagaaactatacccagaaaatgacatttagataataaacaattaggtcaaacccgaatattgtgcactgccactgtaccaaaatgactaaataaatagtgtttgtttatttggccataacttggactagacaagtccaaatgacctgatttttgtgacattgaaaaggtatgacatagcaatacaactttcatgaagaacaccaacccaaattcttccCATAACCAAGTTATTTTGCCACCCAAAAATTAGttatccaaaactgccagaaccaattaggTGGCCAGAAATTATGGGTAacaccaatctggccagccttattcaaatggccatatcttggcctaaaaaactccaaatggagtgattcaaaaagggaattaaaaataagacaataagaaacaactttgatgaaggacacttagctaaattctcacagtaaccagactaatggaacagtgcaaaacagagcacaaaaactaaaaatttgaaattgtcattaggagacctaaaaattgaaatagcaaccaagaccaacaaattaggcatCCAAAATGTTGTATGTGAGTGTAATTAgaatcacatacctattaagtatgagaaagtcaatattttaacttgaatagtgccataaatagtaaccccgaaatgcaaatttttaagaacatgattttaagtatattaagattaaaattaagtagacatgaatttatttgaatttatttattggatttattataagttgtgatattgaaacactgcaaattatgtgttttagttgaaaagaatactgagaaaggaaatgaaatatcgagtcaaggcctagaggcgactcacacgagatttgtgcacaacttagaatttttttgtaaattttctttggcaaattgttttgaatgaataaaTTGTGACTTATTTGTATTGGAAATTGTGATTTAATGGAACAATATGCTTTTCACCTAAATTATAGGAAAATTTAATGGTATGTGATGAATTGCAaataaatgtttagaaaattgttaagatagttttgaaaccacagtgccatgaccatatatctgaatgcctcactagtatgactagtgggaggaaatagttttgaattccctctctggttgaagtgttgaggtgtgtgtcagtagagaaagaaatttgaataggtacccatagtttgagctagctagccttggtatgcctcataagcctttggctattgagatgaacactaTATTGATGGTATGATATGACTGTGTGTTTCTATAAAGTTTGTTTTGTGACTTCTAAAATGGAAATGCtttgatgaaaatttaaaattttgttttgtatcTATTTACTGACTTCATCATTATAATTGGATATTTGTGATTTAATTATGCATAAAGgagtatttttagtatgttgtgcaccactgagtcattatactcagcgatggctttttattgctgtcgcaggtagagagactagtaaaacagccgagtgagctgctgaggatcataGTACTACATTTGGATCTTTTGTCGGGTATTACATTATACCCttattgtatatatttattttgatataaatgACTGTATGTACATtgtaaactggtcttgagcagtttgtagaaattgtaataatattatttttgaattttctgcTGTAAATTTATAttgatgaatgaaattatttagcattattttttaagatatttgaattgagaattgctttgaattatggagtttggggaaaattgtgttgatttgagttatgatggtggttgattttgatgaagtgaaatatttggaagtattttttacaggtaaaaaatttttgattttctcaaatacagcctgtactctgttgaaatttttacaaaatttgctgAAAAATAGAATTTGTCAAAAACTTTACATAGcttttaaactttaattaaatgtttttaatacctaatagaaatgctcaccaccttcaaaaagtaataaaattgttttaaaatcccttgtagtgtatttaatgagttatcggtaggtaaagttcgataatttattaggtatactatgggatcatgttataccttacagaggagtaaggtgtgacatattttagtggtattagagcaaatttttaaagtatgttttgacttgtgaatttgtatattttctttgataagtacaactgctcaatatccttatttgatacatacagtgtattacattataaatatgaactaacagaggaaaatctccttgtgttatttgttcatgaGGTATAATACTCTCGAATTGAAATGGAATAAGGGGACTGCTCAGTTAAGCAAtttgtagaggctgaggcaccaggggaagccccagcccttcaaaatgtcagtggttcagtggtaccagccccacaaataccgcagtttcctgcacaatttgctcagcagatggctgcgatgttccaacagataGCTGGAAGCATACCTATTCAAGTTCCACTTCAGACACCGGTGGTGCAACCTTAGGcttcagccagacagtatgataaactattgaagtatggggctacagagtttaagggtacagtagaccctttagaggcagagcagtggttggagagaatggacaaagtattcaagaaactgcactgcacagatgaaTTGAAATTCGAGTATTCACTGTCACTGTTGcatggggatgcgtatgattggtgaaaAACTATCCCTCATAGTTTGATGGAACCtctagtgctgacctgggatgacttcctcagagagttaaaaaaaaaaaaatgtcccAGATgattatgtggaccagaagctataggagttcttaagcctgaaacaaggaagcagatcagtggcagaatatgaaagggagttctctcgcttgagccactatgcggggagtttgctttctaccagtagagaaagatgtaagaggtttgaaaatggtttgaagcccagtctgaggatgcaagtggttggattcagacataataacttctctaaacttatttctctagcacttgagttagaaagaattgagtcagaaggggcaccagtgaaagagaaaacagagaagacagagaaatcagaaaaagagaaaagtggaaagtcagcggatcaaagttccagtggtaataatggaaaaagaaagaaatttgggggatcaagcagaggtggaaggtctggtaggggtagattttctgggcagaaacCCCTTTAGTCTGGTCAGCAGACGACCAAGAGTTCTCACCCTCcccgcccttgtgagacatgtggcaagacccatggtgggatatgttacTGGGCTACATGAGCTTGTTTTAACTGCTAGGGTACGGGGCatctagctaaagactgtaccagTGCTCGTAGATTTGGGCtatctcctactactgcagaaggatctattcagagttctgctaccagaggttcacaa belongs to Hevea brasiliensis isolate MT/VB/25A 57/8 chromosome 4, ASM3005281v1, whole genome shotgun sequence and includes:
- the LOC110652954 gene encoding mechanosensitive ion channel protein 10; the encoded protein is MNCEFFPFGKKKGMSEGTGDVFLNIQDHGSSGSKGNEEHKMMKWTLIFIESTAFLCIMGLLITTLTVDRFQNSRIWDFEMWKWCFLILAVLCGRLIGYLLTQAPVKLIWKFCSRRHWIERALYFAYGVKKSIIVFIWVALVLLAWALLFDRGVKRSEEVRKTLNDVTRGLVGSLIGVAIWSVKTLLVKLVASFHVKTLFQRIKEANYNRKILEAVSKKEEVEQDTRRELLNAIRGEKLPTLGFFVDGKYKEINIEDDHVEEAKEVANEIFKKLVGPNYNGEKYVDLRILLNCVKDKEQCPDCQLVKKKKCHQCEVIKETREYFEAVAEDKCTGREQNNQSEFRKWVNELVNGEPAEAAADKAAHGDKQIKKSVFRNWVVKVFKGYVSVNSALKYRKTAVDELNKLASVVVLFVIIIVWLLFMEILTTKIVVFMTSQLLLVVFMFGNAAKTVFEAIIFVFVMHPFDVGDRCLVDGIQMVVDEMEILTTTFLRFDNARIFYPNSILSTKYICNFYRSPPMMDTVEFAIDLQTPDDVITKLQNIIKRYLKSNPRRWRPDHSLQFKEIENMNKMKVILYFNHTINFQDIIKKGKRRSELVLHMRIIFDVLGIKYKLLPQQVDLNYNGSMATAIPPPSR